The Penicillium psychrofluorescens genome assembly, chromosome: 2 nucleotide sequence TACTGTGCAAGGTCCCGGGAGAAATGCAGACCGCGAAGCTGTCAAACAGTTTGTGTCTGAGACAATTGTCTCGCTGATGCGCTGGACCGACTTGAAGGATGATGACAATATCTTCATCCGGGGAATGGACTCCCTGCAGACCATCACTGCCGTCCGGATTCTCCGGCATGGACTCGAGATGGCTGCTATCTCGGTGCCTTTGATCTATATGAAACCATCCGTCTCTGACTTGACAGACGCCATCATGCAACTCAAAGAGGACGAACCCGTCGCAGCACAAGAAACAAGGGACAGCCGACTGCGAGAGAGATCTGAAATGCTCAAGCATTTCCAGGACCAGATCGACCAGATTCCCAAGCCGACGCCTGCCGCCCGCTCCACAGAGAAACACACTGTGATTCTTACTGGCAGTACCGGTGTTCTGGGAACCTACCTCCTAGACACGCTCCTCAACAACCCATCCGTCGCACACGTCTACTGTCTTAACCGACGAAAGGACAGCCGCTCTGCACAGCTCGAGTCCAACAAGACCTGCCATCTAGGCACGACCCTCGACTTCACCCAGACAACCTTCCTAACAGGCGATCTATCCAAAGAGCAATTCGACCTCCCAGCCGAAACGTACCAGACCCTCCGCGATACCGCAACGGTAGTCATCCACAACGCCTGGCCAGTCAACTTCAATTTGAGTCTTTCGTCATTCACACCCCAGCTCCAGGGCATCGTCAATCTACTCTCTTTCTGCGCCGGCACCGCATCTCCTccccgtctcttcttcgtgtCTTCCATCAGCTCGGTAATGGGCCACCCCACCAAGTCTGGAATCATACCAGAAGAAAGCATCGTCACGGACACGCCTGCTCCGAACGGATATGCAGAGAGCAAATACTTATCCGAGCAGCTACTCGCACACGCCGCCAGCAAACTATCCATCCCGCTATTGCTCGCACGCGTGGGCCAGATAGCAGGCGCAGCACGAAAGTCCGGTCTCTGGAACAGAGCCGAGTGGTTCCCCAGTCTGGCGCTCAGCTCGCGGCATGTCGGCGCCATACCGGATACGTTGGGCCCCAGCATGAATCGCATTGACTGGGTGCCTGTTGATCTGCTCTCGGAGGTACTCGCCGGTCTGGCCCTGAGCGAAAGCTTTGCGCCTGGCTCTGTCGAGGTGTTCCATCCTCATAACCTGCACCCACAATTGTGGGTATCGATTCTGCCGGCGGTGCAGAAGGAACTGTCTTCTGGGCGGgacaaggagctggaggttATTCCCCTTGGAGAATGGATTGTGCGTGTTCGGAGGGATatggaggagaagggaagagcCCAGGACGAGGATTTGGAGACGTTGCTTCGGTCGAACCCGGCTGTGAAGCTGTTGGAGTTTTATGAGGGGCTCGATGTTCAGGGTAAGGAACAGTCTTCGCTGGCTAATGTCTTCGAGACATCTCGGACAGCGGGCAGGAGTGAGGCGCTGCGTGCTGTGCCGGCCATTGATAAGGAGTGCATTGCTAAGTGGATTGGGGAGTGGGTGGATGCTTCTGAGTGAATTGTCCCTGGTATACATGGCCAAATAATGTGTATCTAAGATATGAGACTTGAAGTACCGTATGTTGAAATGAATTGATGATATTGTCTATTGTTCCCCGACTGGATAACAATATAACGGGGTACGGATGTCCATTGCAAAAacggaaagaaagaaagtcaGGAACGCAAAGCAAAGTCCATAGTTGACCGGTAGAAAAAAGGTCAATGTAATGAAGAGTTGTGAAAATTCCCATGATCATGCCACGAGCAAGCTGCCTTGCTCAGTTCCGTCTCAGCCTTGACCCCCAGTTAGAGGGCACTGCACTCCTCCACGGTCCGGCCACAGCACACGGGGAAGAGCTTCGACCAGAACTCGTACACCTGGGGTCGTTTCTCTTTTTCGGTTACCAACCAGCGAGCAAACGGCGCCTCGGTCTCGAATGGGTTGGAGCTTCGATAGATAGTCACCTGAAACACATTAAGACATGGAAACTTCGAAACAAAATGAAAGCTCACCTCGTCATAACGCTTCAGAGCCTCATGGTACTTGTCCGAAAGCCCAAGGCTCCAGAGAGTATCAATACGAATACGCCTCGCCGCAATGTTGTACGCCCGAGAGAGCAGATCCCGTTCCGTGAACAAAACATCGCCAACGGAAATGCCACCGGGCAACCTGAGGCATTGGCGGGTATACACCATCTCAATGAGACGAGTGAGCATGTCCGCTTCCCATGTCTCGAGGAGCGGGTGGTGAAACGCTTTGACGTGccgatggagaaggaagagctCGCGCTTCAGCCGAAGCGAGTTTGCCTGCAACTTTGCGACCTTGTGCTGGATATTGGAGTGGGTTGTTTGCATCATGGCGTGGGAACGACTGTAGCGGCTCTGGGTCTATAGTTAGCGAGCGTTCTGTGGATTATGCCTCCGGGGGTATAGCTTCGGGGGTATAATTACTAGAGTTACGTCGTAGTCCCGAGACTGGGAAGGATCATTTGGCAGGGGAACTGGGCCTTGGATGCGGGACATGGTGAGAGGGAGTCGTGGATGAGATACTGCAGCTGGACGggagatcatgatgatgaggCGGATGGATATACAGGAACAAGTAAAGAAAGGAGAGTAGTTGTTCTGCAATGAGTGTGTATTTCAACCGTGTTGACAGAGAGCGTGTGTTGTtcaagagaagaagaaggcctaGGGTTACGACAAGAAAGCACGGCCAGATCTAAAGCTTGCTGGGCCCGGACTTGCCAAACTCCACCACCAACTTGCCAAATTGCTTGCCCTGCTTCATATCCTCAAACAGCCCGTCGATTCCAGCCAGATCCTCCAGGTCCGTCTGCAATACCCGCGACACTACCGGATGGATCTTGTGGGTCTTGACAAactccaccatctccttgaACTCCTTGCGAGAGCCCATGGTCGAGCCTCGCACGTCGATGTTCTTCAGCACCGCCTGCATCAGGAAGGGCATCTTGGGAGACACCGTCATGCCATACACAGAAATCACACCACCAGCCTATGGATTGATGTTAACACCATCCCACCGAATCGGTACAGATCAAAACTCACCTTGAGCAGCCTGGCGGCCTTCTCGATGgaatcaccaccagcaccgtcgatgatggcatcgaagttcttcttgcccgagGGCAGCATGCCCAGAAGTTTCTTATCCCATCCGGCCTCTTTATAATTGACACCCCCCTTGGCTCCCAATTGCACAGCcttttggatcttctcctcgctcgAACTCGTCACGAAGACATCAGCacctcgagcagctgcaAACCTCAGGGCCATCAGCGCAACGCCTCCGCCAATGCCAGTCACTAACACAGCAGCCCCCTTGCCCGAGTTCCGCTCGCCCGCCTTCGACACGAGGGCCCGCCACCCGGTCAGTCCCGTCAGcggcagagcagcagcttccGCATCGGAGAGGTGCGAGGgcacttcttcgacttccccttcctcaATGGCGATATATTCCTGCAAAGTACCCTTGTCATAGACCTTGGTCCCTCCCATAATGCGGTAACCCGTCGCTTCTTCAGGTCCGTCCGGCGAGTCCTTCCAGCCCACGCCGGGGTTCAGAATCACCCGCTTGCCCTGCCATTTCTCCGGGTTCGAGACATTGGGGCCAGCGCCAACCACTACGCCCGCGCCGTCGGCTAGAAGTGGCACATCGAATGTCAACCCGGGGTAGAGGTgctgtcggaggaagagatctCGGTGATTGAGCGAGGCGGCAGTTAGCTTCACAAGCAACTCTTTGCCCTGCGGCGATGGCTTGGGAACTGTGCGCAGTGACAGTGGGTAGTAGACCTGCCCTGGTTTGCCGGGCTTGCCGTCAATGGGCGAGATATAGATCGCCTTGGACATGGTTGTTCGGCGCGTGCTCGGCTTTCCTTTCAGTGCGGGGAATGTGGTGGTGCTTATCGATAATGAATGGAATCGGCAGGGTCGTGATGCTGAAGCATAGGCGCACTGTGAGGAATTGTTGGAGACCTGAGGATAAGACGATATCAAGATCTGAAACTGCTAGAGTTGTTTCTGGGGTTTCGGTGGTTCTCTTCCAA carries:
- a CDS encoding uncharacterized protein (ID:PFLUO_002396-T1.cds;~source:funannotate) translates to MMQTTHSNIQHKVAKLQANSLRLKRELFLLHRHVKAFHHPLLETWEADMLTRLIEMVYTRQCLRLPGGISVGDVLFTERDLLSRAYNIAARRIRIDTLWSLGLSDKYHEALKRYDEVTIYRSSNPFETEAPFARWLVTEKEKRPQVYEFWSKLFPVCCGRTVEECSAL
- a CDS encoding uncharacterized protein (ID:PFLUO_002397-T1.cds;~source:funannotate), which gives rise to MSKAIYISPIDGKPGKPGQVYYPLSLRTVPKPSPQGKELLVKLTAASLNHRDLFLRQHLYPGLTFDVPLLADGAGVVVGAGPNVSNPEKWQGKRVILNPGVGWKDSPDGPEEATGYRIMGGTKVYDKGTLQEYIAIEEGEVEEVPSHLSDAEAAALPLTGLTGWRALVSKAGERNSGKGAAVLVTGIGGGVALMALRFAAARGADVFVTSSSEEKIQKAVQLGAKGGVNYKEAGWDKKLLGMLPSGKKNFDAIIDGAGGDSIEKAARLLKAGGVISVYGMTVSPKMPFLMQAVLKNIDVRGSTMGSRKEFKEMVEFVKTHKIHPVVSRVLQTDLEDLAGIDGLFEDMKQGKQFGKLVVEFGKSGPSKL